The following are encoded in a window of Flavobacterium sp. WC2421 genomic DNA:
- the araA gene encoding L-arabinose isomerase, with product MIDISQKEIWFVVGSQELYGEETLRKVAEHSQHIAKGLDASSLVPLKIVYKDVVKSPAQITNVCLEANSNKNCIGIVAWMHTFSPAKMWIGGLSILKKPICHLHTQYNAEIPWGSIDMDFMNLNQSAHGDREFGFIMSRMRKKRKVIVGHWEDERVQKKIGNWTRVALGWDELQNLKVARIGDNMREVAVTEGDKVEAQIRFGVSVNGYDSSDVTKHIEKITDQQLNDLLAVYEASYNLTPSLKEGGAQRQSLVDAAKIELGLRAFLEEGGFGAFTDTFENLGAWKQLPGIATQRLMADGYGFGGEGDWKTAAMVRVLKVMNVGLEGGTSFMEDYTYHFTPQKSYVLGSHMLEICPSIADGKPSCEVHPLGIGGKEDPARLVFNSPAGEAINVSLVDMGTRFRLIVNEVIAVRPMADLPKLPVARVLWDCKPNLDIAATAWILAGGAHHTVYSQAVTTEFMEDFADIAGIELLVIDDKTTIREFKDTINANEAYYHLFQHGM from the coding sequence ATGATAGATATATCTCAAAAAGAAATTTGGTTTGTAGTAGGAAGCCAAGAATTATACGGTGAAGAAACACTACGAAAAGTAGCTGAACATTCGCAACACATTGCAAAAGGTTTAGATGCTTCATCACTTGTTCCTCTGAAAATTGTTTACAAAGATGTGGTAAAATCACCAGCTCAAATTACAAATGTATGTTTAGAAGCCAATTCTAATAAAAACTGTATTGGTATCGTGGCTTGGATGCATACCTTCTCCCCAGCCAAAATGTGGATTGGTGGTTTAAGTATTCTTAAAAAACCTATCTGCCATTTACACACACAATACAACGCCGAAATTCCTTGGGGTTCAATAGACATGGACTTTATGAACTTAAATCAATCAGCTCATGGAGACAGAGAGTTTGGTTTTATCATGTCTAGAATGCGCAAAAAACGTAAGGTAATTGTAGGACACTGGGAAGACGAACGTGTTCAGAAAAAAATAGGGAACTGGACAAGAGTAGCTTTGGGTTGGGATGAATTACAAAATTTAAAAGTAGCTCGTATTGGTGACAATATGCGTGAAGTTGCCGTTACCGAAGGAGACAAAGTAGAAGCTCAAATTCGTTTTGGCGTTTCAGTAAATGGTTATGATTCATCTGATGTGACTAAACATATCGAAAAAATTACAGACCAACAATTAAACGATTTATTAGCTGTTTACGAAGCTTCTTATAATCTAACTCCATCATTAAAAGAAGGTGGCGCACAAAGACAATCACTTGTTGATGCGGCAAAAATCGAATTAGGATTAAGAGCATTCTTAGAAGAAGGTGGGTTTGGAGCATTCACAGATACCTTTGAAAATCTAGGTGCATGGAAACAACTTCCAGGAATCGCAACCCAACGTTTAATGGCGGATGGATATGGATTTGGTGGGGAAGGAGACTGGAAAACAGCAGCAATGGTTAGAGTTTTAAAAGTAATGAACGTAGGTTTAGAAGGCGGTACATCATTCATGGAAGATTACACCTACCATTTTACTCCTCAAAAATCGTATGTATTAGGATCACACATGCTTGAAATTTGCCCTTCAATTGCTGATGGAAAACCTTCTTGCGAAGTACACCCATTAGGAATAGGTGGAAAAGAAGACCCAGCACGTTTGGTATTTAATTCACCAGCTGGTGAAGCGATCAACGTATCTTTAGTAGATATGGGAACTCGTTTTAGATTGATTGTAAATGAAGTTATTGCGGTTAGACCAATGGCTGATTTACCTAAGCTTCCTGTAGCAAGAGTATTATGGGATTGTAAACCCAACTTAGATATAGCAGCTACAGCATGGATTCTAGCAGGTGGAGCACACCATACTGTATATAGCCAAGCAGTAACTACGGAATTTATGGAAGATTTTGCCGATATTGCAGGCATCGAATTGCTTGTTATCGATGATAAAACAACAATCCGTGAGTTTAAAGACACAATAAATGCCAATGAAGCATATTATCATTTGTTCCAACATGGAATGTAA